The Pan paniscus chromosome 1, NHGRI_mPanPan1-v2.0_pri, whole genome shotgun sequence genome has a segment encoding these proteins:
- the FAAP20 gene encoding Fanconi anemia core complex-associated protein 20 isoform X8, giving the protein MEAARRPRLGLSRRRPPAAGGSPGAARSPLKSSLSEPRPFPGHPFRRTCGARAVPTGCFTGQEGTWNPPPGPCPSARHLIPAGPPGWSSSRLWRVPRPCAAAPCARRSSPPVFNGCARL; this is encoded by the exons ATGGAGGCGGCGCGGAGGCCGCGGCTGGGGTTGAGCCGCCGGAGGCCGCCCGCGGCGGGCGG GAGCCCAGGTGCGGCCCGGAGCCCACTGAAGTCTTCACTGTCGGAACCAAGACCTTTTCCTGGACACCCTTTCCGCCGGACCTGTGGGGCCCGGGCCGTTCCTACCGGCTGCTTCACGGGGCAGGAGGGCACCTGGAATCCCCCGCCAG GTCCCTGCCCCAGCGCCCGGCACCTGATCCCTGCAGGGCCCCCAGGGTGGAGCAGCAGCCGTCTGTGGAGGGTGCCGCGGCCCTGCGCAGCTGCCCCATGTGCCAGAAGGAGTTCGCCCCCAG TCTTTAATGGATGTGCAAGACTTTGA
- the FAAP20 gene encoding Fanconi anemia core complex-associated protein 20 isoform X9, translated as MEAARRPRLGLSRRRPPAAGGSPGAARSPLKSSLSEPRPFPGHPFRRTCGARAVPTGCFTGQEGTWNPPPGPCPSARHLIPAGPPGWSSSRLWRVPRPCAAAPCARRSSPPG; from the exons ATGGAGGCGGCGCGGAGGCCGCGGCTGGGGTTGAGCCGCCGGAGGCCGCCCGCGGCGGGCGG GAGCCCAGGTGCGGCCCGGAGCCCACTGAAGTCTTCACTGTCGGAACCAAGACCTTTTCCTGGACACCCTTTCCGCCGGACCTGTGGGGCCCGGGCCGTTCCTACCGGCTGCTTCACGGGGCAGGAGGGCACCTGGAATCCCCCGCCAG GTCCCTGCCCCAGCGCCCGGCACCTGATCCCTGCAGGGCCCCCAGGGTGGAGCAGCAGCCGTCTGTGGAGGGTGCCGCGGCCCTGCGCAGCTGCCCCATGTGCCAGAAGGAGTTCGCCCCCAG GCTGA
- the FAAP20 gene encoding Fanconi anemia core complex-associated protein 20 isoform X7 has product MEAARRPRLGLSRRRPPAAGGSPGAARSPLKSSLSEPRPFPGHPFRRTCGARAVPTGCFTGQEGTWNPPPGPCPSARHLIPAGPPGWSSSRLWRVPRPCAAAPCARRSSPPEAKTARECEGTGVQSWQPTTTTTKEKAGHGGSRL; this is encoded by the exons ATGGAGGCGGCGCGGAGGCCGCGGCTGGGGTTGAGCCGCCGGAGGCCGCCCGCGGCGGGCGG GAGCCCAGGTGCGGCCCGGAGCCCACTGAAGTCTTCACTGTCGGAACCAAGACCTTTTCCTGGACACCCTTTCCGCCGGACCTGTGGGGCCCGGGCCGTTCCTACCGGCTGCTTCACGGGGCAGGAGGGCACCTGGAATCCCCCGCCAG GTCCCTGCCCCAGCGCCCGGCACCTGATCCCTGCAGGGCCCCCAGGGTGGAGCAGCAGCCGTCTGTGGAGGGTGCCGCGGCCCTGCGCAGCTGCCCCATGTGCCAGAAGGAGTTCGCCCCCAG AAGCAAAAACAGCTCGGGAATGCGAAGGGACCGGAGTCCAAAGTTGGcagccaacaacaacaacaacaaaagaaaaggccgggcacggtggctcacgcctgtaa
- the FAAP20 gene encoding Fanconi anemia core complex-associated protein 20 isoform X2: MEAARRPRLGLSRRRPPAAGGPSGGRPWFLLGGEERERLWAELLRTVSPELILDHEVPSLPAFPGQEPRCGPEPTEVFTVGTKTFSWTPFPPDLWGPGRSYRLLHGAGGHLESPARSLPQRPAPDPCRSLPQRPAPDPCRAPRVEQQPSVEGAAALRSCPMCQKEFAPRSKNSSGMRRDRSPKLAANNNNNKRKGRARWLTPVIPALWEAEAGAC, translated from the exons ATGGAGGCGGCGCGGAGGCCGCGGCTGGGGTTGAGCCGCCGGAGGCCGCCCGCGGCGGGCGG GCCTTCTGGCGGCCGCCCCTGGTTTCTCCTGGGGGGTGAGGAGCGGGAGCGGCTCTGGGCCGAGCTACTGCGCACGGTGAGCCCGGAGCTGATCCTGGATCACGAGGTGCCTTCACTGCCCGCCTTCCCAGGACAG GAGCCCAGGTGCGGCCCGGAGCCCACTGAAGTCTTCACTGTCGGAACCAAGACCTTTTCCTGGACACCCTTTCCGCCGGACCTGTGGGGCCCGGGCCGTTCCTACCGGCTGCTTCACGGGGCAGGAGGGCACCTGGAATCCCCCGCCAGGTCCCTGCCCCAGCGCCCGGCACCTGATCCCTGCAGGTCCCTGCCCCAGCGCCCGGCACCTGATCCCTGCAGGGCCCCCAGGGTGGAGCAGCAGCCGTCTGTGGAGGGTGCCGCGGCCCTGCGCAGCTGCCCCATGTGCCAGAAGGAGTTCGCCCCCAG AAGCAAAAACAGCTCGGGAATGCGAAGGGACCGGAGTCCAAAGTTGGcagccaacaacaacaacaacaaaagaaaaggccgggcacggtggctcacgcctgtaatcccagccctttgggaggctgaggcag GCGCCTGCTGA
- the FAAP20 gene encoding Fanconi anemia core complex-associated protein 20 isoform X5 yields the protein MEAARRPRLGLSRRRPPAAGGPSGGRPWFLLGGEERERLWAELLRTVSPELILDHEVPSLPAFPGQEPRCGPEPTEVFTVGTKTFSWTPFPPDLWGPGRSYRLLHGAGGHLESPARSLPQRPAPDPCRAPRVEQQPSVEGAAALRSCPMCQKEFAPRLTQLDVDSHLAQCLAESTEDVMW from the exons ATGGAGGCGGCGCGGAGGCCGCGGCTGGGGTTGAGCCGCCGGAGGCCGCCCGCGGCGGGCGG GCCTTCTGGCGGCCGCCCCTGGTTTCTCCTGGGGGGTGAGGAGCGGGAGCGGCTCTGGGCCGAGCTACTGCGCACGGTGAGCCCGGAGCTGATCCTGGATCACGAGGTGCCTTCACTGCCCGCCTTCCCAGGACAG GAGCCCAGGTGCGGCCCGGAGCCCACTGAAGTCTTCACTGTCGGAACCAAGACCTTTTCCTGGACACCCTTTCCGCCGGACCTGTGGGGCCCGGGCCGTTCCTACCGGCTGCTTCACGGGGCAGGAGGGCACCTGGAATCCCCCGCCAG GTCCCTGCCCCAGCGCCCGGCACCTGATCCCTGCAGGGCCCCCAGGGTGGAGCAGCAGCCGTCTGTGGAGGGTGCCGCGGCCCTGCGCAGCTGCCCCATGTGCCAGAAGGAGTTCGCCCCCAG GCTGACCCAGCTGGATGTTGACAGCCACCTGGCCCAGTGCTTGGCCGAAAGCACAGAAGACGTGATGTGGTGA
- the FAAP20 gene encoding Fanconi anemia core complex-associated protein 20 isoform X3 yields the protein MEAARRPRLGLSRRRPPAAGGPSGGRPWFLLGGEERERLWAELLRTVSPELILDHEVPSLPAFPGQEPRCGPEPTEVFTVGTKTFSWTPFPPDLWGPGRSYRLLHGAGGHLESPARSLPQRPAPDPCRAPRVEQQPSVEGAAALRSCPMCQKEFAPRSKNSSGMRRDRSPKLAANNNNNKRKGRARWLTPVIPALWEAEAGAC from the exons ATGGAGGCGGCGCGGAGGCCGCGGCTGGGGTTGAGCCGCCGGAGGCCGCCCGCGGCGGGCGG GCCTTCTGGCGGCCGCCCCTGGTTTCTCCTGGGGGGTGAGGAGCGGGAGCGGCTCTGGGCCGAGCTACTGCGCACGGTGAGCCCGGAGCTGATCCTGGATCACGAGGTGCCTTCACTGCCCGCCTTCCCAGGACAG GAGCCCAGGTGCGGCCCGGAGCCCACTGAAGTCTTCACTGTCGGAACCAAGACCTTTTCCTGGACACCCTTTCCGCCGGACCTGTGGGGCCCGGGCCGTTCCTACCGGCTGCTTCACGGGGCAGGAGGGCACCTGGAATCCCCCGCCAG GTCCCTGCCCCAGCGCCCGGCACCTGATCCCTGCAGGGCCCCCAGGGTGGAGCAGCAGCCGTCTGTGGAGGGTGCCGCGGCCCTGCGCAGCTGCCCCATGTGCCAGAAGGAGTTCGCCCCCAG AAGCAAAAACAGCTCGGGAATGCGAAGGGACCGGAGTCCAAAGTTGGcagccaacaacaacaacaacaaaagaaaaggccgggcacggtggctcacgcctgtaatcccagccctttgggaggctgaggcag GCGCCTGCTGA
- the FAAP20 gene encoding Fanconi anemia core complex-associated protein 20 isoform X6, whose amino-acid sequence MEAARRPRLGLSRRRPPAAGGPSGGRPWFLLGGEERERLWAELLRTVSPELILDHEVPSLPAFPGQEPRCGPEPTEVFTVGTKTFSWTPFPPDLWGPGRSYRLLHGAGGHLESPARSLPQRPAPDPCRAPRVEQQPSVEGAAALRSCPMCQKEFAPRHFNSRPHLCPAGS is encoded by the exons ATGGAGGCGGCGCGGAGGCCGCGGCTGGGGTTGAGCCGCCGGAGGCCGCCCGCGGCGGGCGG GCCTTCTGGCGGCCGCCCCTGGTTTCTCCTGGGGGGTGAGGAGCGGGAGCGGCTCTGGGCCGAGCTACTGCGCACGGTGAGCCCGGAGCTGATCCTGGATCACGAGGTGCCTTCACTGCCCGCCTTCCCAGGACAG GAGCCCAGGTGCGGCCCGGAGCCCACTGAAGTCTTCACTGTCGGAACCAAGACCTTTTCCTGGACACCCTTTCCGCCGGACCTGTGGGGCCCGGGCCGTTCCTACCGGCTGCTTCACGGGGCAGGAGGGCACCTGGAATCCCCCGCCAG GTCCCTGCCCCAGCGCCCGGCACCTGATCCCTGCAGGGCCCCCAGGGTGGAGCAGCAGCCGTCTGTGGAGGGTGCCGCGGCCCTGCGCAGCTGCCCCATGTGCCAGAAGGAGTTCGCCCCCAG GCACTTCAACTCCCGCCCCCACCTGTGTCCTGCTGGCTCCTAA
- the FAAP20 gene encoding Fanconi anemia core complex-associated protein 20 isoform X4, whose product MEAARRPRLGLSRRRPPAAGGPSGGRPWFLLGGEERERLWAELLRTVSPELILDHEVPSLPAFPGQEPRCGPEPTEVFTVGTKTFSWTPFPPDLWGPGRSYRLLHGAGGHLESPARSLPQRPAPDPCRAPRVEQQPSVEGAAALRSCPMCQKEFAPRSKNSSGMRRDRSPKLAANNNNNKRKGRARWLTPVIPALWEAEAG is encoded by the exons ATGGAGGCGGCGCGGAGGCCGCGGCTGGGGTTGAGCCGCCGGAGGCCGCCCGCGGCGGGCGG GCCTTCTGGCGGCCGCCCCTGGTTTCTCCTGGGGGGTGAGGAGCGGGAGCGGCTCTGGGCCGAGCTACTGCGCACGGTGAGCCCGGAGCTGATCCTGGATCACGAGGTGCCTTCACTGCCCGCCTTCCCAGGACAG GAGCCCAGGTGCGGCCCGGAGCCCACTGAAGTCTTCACTGTCGGAACCAAGACCTTTTCCTGGACACCCTTTCCGCCGGACCTGTGGGGCCCGGGCCGTTCCTACCGGCTGCTTCACGGGGCAGGAGGGCACCTGGAATCCCCCGCCAG GTCCCTGCCCCAGCGCCCGGCACCTGATCCCTGCAGGGCCCCCAGGGTGGAGCAGCAGCCGTCTGTGGAGGGTGCCGCGGCCCTGCGCAGCTGCCCCATGTGCCAGAAGGAGTTCGCCCCCAG AAGCAAAAACAGCTCGGGAATGCGAAGGGACCGGAGTCCAAAGTTGGcagccaacaacaacaacaacaaaagaaaaggccgggcacggtggctcacgcctgtaatcccagccctttgggaggctgaggcag GCTGA